One Terriglobales bacterium genomic window, CCATCGCGGGTGCTAGGATTCAAGGTTTCCTAGAGACTGCGGCTCGATCCTGTACGACCATTATCGGCTCTCAACCTGCGGAGGAACTATGGCGATCAAGGTAGGCATCAACGGCTTCGGGCGCATCGGGCGCAACATCCTGCGGACGGCGATCGACAACAGCGAGCTGGAGTTCGTCGCCGTCAACGACCTCACCGACCCGAAGACGCTGGCGCACCTGCTGAAGTACGACTCGGTGCTCGGCAACCTGAAGCACGACGTGAAGGCGGAAGCGGACTCGATCTCCATCGATGGCAAGAAGGTCCGCGTGTTCAGCGAGAAGGACCCCGCGGCCATCAAGTGGGAAGACGTGGGCGCGCAAGTCGTGGTCGAGTCGACCGGGCGCTTCACCAAGGCGGCCGACGCCAAGAAGCACCTGCGCGGTCCGGTGAAGAAGGTCATCATCTCGGCGCCCGCCACCGACGAAGACATCACCATCGTGCTGGGCGTGAACGAAGGCATGTATGACCCGGCGAAGCACCACATCCTGTCCAACGCGTCGTGCACGACGAACTGCCTGGCGCCGATCACCAAGGTCGTGAACGACAGCTTCAAGATCAAGAGCGGCACGATGACGACGATCCACTCCTACACCAACGACCAGGTCATCCTCGACTTCCCTCACAAAGACCTGCGGCGGGCGCGCGCGGCGGCGCTCTCGATGATCCCGACCTCGACGGGCGCGGCGAAGGCGATCTACCTGGTCATCCCGGAGATGAAGGGGAAGCTCGACGGCTTCGCGATGCGGGTGCCGACGCCGAACGTCTCGGTGGTGGACCTGGTGGCGTTCGTCGAGAAACCCACGACAGTCGAAGAAGTGAACGCGGCGCTGAAGAAGGCGAGCGAGTCCGGCCCGATGAAGGGCATCCTGGGTTACGAGACCGCGGAACTGGTGTCGATGGACTACCGCGGGGATTCTCGCTCCTCGATCGTGGACGCGCCGATGACGCGCGTGGTCGCGGGCAATTGCGTGAAGGTCATCTCCTGGTACGACAACGAGTGGGGCTACTCGTGCCGCGTGCGCGATCTCATCAAGTACATCGGGTCGAAGGGGTTCTAGCCGATGGGCGGCGCGGGAACAGTGACGCGAGGCGCGATGAACAAGCTGGGGATCAAGGACATCGACGTCAACGACAAGCGCGTGTTCCTGCGCGTGGACTTCAACGTGCCGCTCGACGACGGGCGCGTGACCGACGACACGCGCATCGTGGAGACGCTGCCGACGGTCGAGTACCTGCTGCGGCACGGCGCGCGGCTGATCCTGGCCTCGCACCTCGGGCGGCCCAAGGGCAAGCCCAACCCGAAGATGAGCCTGAAGACCGTGGCGGAGCGGCTGCGGATGCTGCTCGACCAGAAGATCGGCACGGGCGTGAACGTGGGGTTTGCGCCCGACTGCGTCGGGACCGAGGCCGAGGAGCTTGCGAGCAAGCTCGAGAAGGGACAGGCGCTGCTGCTCGAGAACCTGCGCTTCCATCCCGAAGAAGAAGCCAACGACGAGGCTTTCTCGAAGTCGCTGGCGAAGCTGTGCGAGCTGTACGTGAACGACGCATTCGGCGCCGCGCACCGCGCGCATGCTTCGACCGCGGGCATCACGAAGTTCGTTTCGAAGGCGGCCGCGGGCTTCCTGCTGCAAAAAGAGCTGGAATACCTGGGCCGGGCGCTGCACGACCCGGCGCGGCCGTTCGTCGCCATCCTGGGCGGCGCAAAGGTTTCCGACAAGATCGCGGTGATCCAGCACCTGATGACCAAGGTCAACACGCTGCTGATCGGCGGTGGCATGGCGTACACGTTCCTGAAGGCCAAGGGACAGCCCATCGGCAAGTCGCTGCTCGAGGCCGACAAGGTGGAACTGGCGAAGAAGCTGTTGGAGGACGCCGAGAAGCGCGGCGTGAAGCTGCTGCTGCCGGTGGACCACGTGGTGGCGCCGGCGGTGGAGGCGGGCGCCAAGCCCACGCAGATCGGCGTGGGACACAAGATCCCCGACGACCAGATCGGGCTCGACATCGGGCCGGAGACGGTGAAGCAGTTTGCCGCCGAGATCGCCGACGCCAACACCATCGTGTGGAACGGGCCGATGGGGGTGTTCGAGCTGGCGCCGTTCGCGCACGGCACGATGGCCATCGCGAAGGCGGTGGCGGAGAACCAGGACGCGACCTCGATCGTCGGCGGGGGCGACTCGGTAGCGGCGGTGCACGCGGCGGGCGTCGCGGACAAGATCTCGCACATCTCCACCGGCGGCGGCGCTTCGCTGGAGTTCCTGGAAGGCAAGAAGCTTCCCGGAGTGGAGGCGCTCACTGATAAGCGCTGACACCAAGACGGCGCAAAAGCTCACGCTGACGCTGCCGAACGGGCACGCCATCGAACTGAAGGTGGGCGACATCACGCACGAGCGCACCGACGCCATCGTGAACGCCGCAAACTCGCAGCTGGCTCCCGGGGCCGGCGTCTGCGGCGCTATTTTCGCGATCGCCGGGAACGACTTCAAAGAGGAGTGCCAGGAAGCGTTCGAGCGCCACGGCCACGTCGAGCCGGGGAGCGCGCGCGCGACGACGGCAGGCAAGCTGGGCGCGCGGCACGTGATCCATGCCGTCGGGCCGATGTGGCGCGGCGGCGCGCACGGCGAGAGCGATACGCTGGCGAGCGCTTACCGGAATTCTTTGGCCCTGGCCGATGAGGAATTGAAGTCGACGGTGCTCGCGACGCCGTCGCTGGCCACCGGCATCTACGGCTTCCCTGTGCAGAAGGCGGCGCCCATCGCGCTGCGTGAGGTGGCCGGGGCGCTGCTGCACAGCAAGAACCTGAAGACGGTCCGCTTCGTGCTGTTCGACGAGGCCACCTACCATGCGTACGAAGCCGCCGCGCGCGCGCTGGCGCACGAACACTCCTATCGCATCTCCTAGAGCCCATGCCACGCAAGAAACTGATCGCCGCCAACTGGAAGATGTACAAGACGCCCGAGCAGGCGCAGAGCTTCTTCCGCGACTTCCTGCCGCTGGTCGCCGGGCATACGCGCGACGAGATCGCGGTCTGCCCACCGTTCGTGGACCTGCCGGCAGCGGTCGCCGCGGCCAAGGAGTCGAACGTCGCCGTGGGGGCCCAGGATGTCTACTGGGAAAAGGAAGGCGCGTTCACAGGACAGATCTCCGCCGGGATGTTGACCGCCGTGGGTTGCACTCACGTCATCCTTGGACACTCCGAGCGGCGGCAGTTTTTTGGCGAAACCGACGACACGGTCAACCGGAAGCTGAAGGCAGCGCTGGCGGCCGGCCTGGTACCGATCGTGTGCGTGGGCGAGCTGTTGCAGGAGCGCGAGGCCGGGCTGACCGAGGAAGTCCTGCGCCGGCAAACGGTGAACGCCTTCCGTGGCCTCTCGGGCGTGGAAGCCGCGCCCATCACCGTGGCCTACGAGCCGGTGTGGGCCATCGGGACCGGCAAGACCGCGACGCCGCAGATGGCGGCCGACGCCCACCGGCTGATCCGCGCGGAGGCGGTCAAGGCATTCGGCGAAGGGGCGGCGCAGGCGATGCGCATCCTGTACGGCGGCAGCGTGAAGCCGGAGAATGCCACCGCCCTGATGTCGGAGGTCGAGATCGACGGGGCGCTGGTCGGCGGGGCGTCGCTCGACCCGAAGTCCTTCGCCGCGATCGTGAAGTACTAGGCCCGAGAGTCAGCGAAGGGCGTTTTGTTATAATCGAAGTGCCTCTCAGTAGTGTCCCCGTGCACAGTCAGGAGGTCGCAGCCAGGCTGCGGTCCGGCGTGCGCGTGGCCCCAAAAGGTGTGCGGAAGTGGTGGAACTGGCAGACACACCATCTTGAGGGGGTGGCGCCGAAAGGCGTGGGGGTTCAAATCCCCCCTTCCGCACCATAAGTTTCAGCTAGAGAAAGGTTCCCGGCGAGCCGGGCTTCGCATGGTTGGAGTCATCAGCGCGTTACACGTCATCGTTTGCATGTTCCTGATCGTCGTCGTGCTGCTGCAGCACGGGAAGAGCGCGGACATCGCGGCCACGTTCGGCGGCCAGGGGAGCCAAACGGCGTTCGGCCCGCGCGGCGCGGCGACCTTGCTCTCGAAGGCGACCACGTGGTCGGCCATCATCTTCATGGTGACCTCGATCTCGCTGGCCATCCTGGTGAAGCGCGGCGGCGGCTCGACCGGCTCGGTGATGGAGGGCGAGAAGGCCGCTCCGGCGCAGACGCAGCAGGCCCAGCCCACGCCGACTCCACAGCCG contains:
- a CDS encoding phosphoglycerate kinase, coding for MNKLGIKDIDVNDKRVFLRVDFNVPLDDGRVTDDTRIVETLPTVEYLLRHGARLILASHLGRPKGKPNPKMSLKTVAERLRMLLDQKIGTGVNVGFAPDCVGTEAEELASKLEKGQALLLENLRFHPEEEANDEAFSKSLAKLCELYVNDAFGAAHRAHASTAGITKFVSKAAAGFLLQKELEYLGRALHDPARPFVAILGGAKVSDKIAVIQHLMTKVNTLLIGGGMAYTFLKAKGQPIGKSLLEADKVELAKKLLEDAEKRGVKLLLPVDHVVAPAVEAGAKPTQIGVGHKIPDDQIGLDIGPETVKQFAAEIADANTIVWNGPMGVFELAPFAHGTMAIAKAVAENQDATSIVGGGDSVAAVHAAGVADKISHISTGGGASLEFLEGKKLPGVEALTDKR
- a CDS encoding macro domain-containing protein; translated protein: MGDITHERTDAIVNAANSQLAPGAGVCGAIFAIAGNDFKEECQEAFERHGHVEPGSARATTAGKLGARHVIHAVGPMWRGGAHGESDTLASAYRNSLALADEELKSTVLATPSLATGIYGFPVQKAAPIALREVAGALLHSKNLKTVRFVLFDEATYHAYEAAARALAHEHSYRIS
- the tpiA gene encoding triose-phosphate isomerase: MPRKKLIAANWKMYKTPEQAQSFFRDFLPLVAGHTRDEIAVCPPFVDLPAAVAAAKESNVAVGAQDVYWEKEGAFTGQISAGMLTAVGCTHVILGHSERRQFFGETDDTVNRKLKAALAAGLVPIVCVGELLQEREAGLTEEVLRRQTVNAFRGLSGVEAAPITVAYEPVWAIGTGKTATPQMAADAHRLIRAEAVKAFGEGAAQAMRILYGGSVKPENATALMSEVEIDGALVGGASLDPKSFAAIVKY
- the secG gene encoding preprotein translocase subunit SecG → MVGVISALHVIVCMFLIVVVLLQHGKSADIAATFGGQGSQTAFGPRGAATLLSKATTWSAIIFMVTSISLAILVKRGGGSTGSVMEGEKAAPAQTQQAQPTPTPQPQQQQQPAEKQPPK
- the gap gene encoding type I glyceraldehyde-3-phosphate dehydrogenase, producing MAIKVGINGFGRIGRNILRTAIDNSELEFVAVNDLTDPKTLAHLLKYDSVLGNLKHDVKAEADSISIDGKKVRVFSEKDPAAIKWEDVGAQVVVESTGRFTKAADAKKHLRGPVKKVIISAPATDEDITIVLGVNEGMYDPAKHHILSNASCTTNCLAPITKVVNDSFKIKSGTMTTIHSYTNDQVILDFPHKDLRRARAAALSMIPTSTGAAKAIYLVIPEMKGKLDGFAMRVPTPNVSVVDLVAFVEKPTTVEEVNAALKKASESGPMKGILGYETAELVSMDYRGDSRSSIVDAPMTRVVAGNCVKVISWYDNEWGYSCRVRDLIKYIGSKGF